Proteins encoded within one genomic window of Couchioplanes caeruleus:
- a CDS encoding zinc-dependent alcohol dehydrogenase: MRANTWAGRNKVEVRDVPDPKILNKRDAIVRITSTAICGSDLHLVNGYVPTMQDGDVMGHEFMGEVIEVGPGVDPDRLRVGDRVVVPFPIACGACAACAAEMYSCCENSNPNAGIAEKMFGHPVAGIFGYSHLTGGFAGGQAQYARVPFADVGPLKIESDLSDEQVLFLSDILPTGYMGAEMCDIRPSDVVAVWGAGPVGQFAMDSARVLGAAKVIAIDKEPYRLEMAERAGYTPVNFEEVDVRSRLLELTGGRGPDKCIDAVGLEATHGSAHIAAYDRVKQAVRSETERPHALRQAIMSCRSGGVVSVIGVYGGLMDKFPAGAWMNRALTLRTGQCHVQRYMKPLLQRIERGEIDPTRIITHTMPLDEAERGFDIFKNKQDNCEKIVLKP, encoded by the coding sequence GTGAGGGCGAACACCTGGGCGGGCCGCAACAAGGTCGAGGTCCGTGACGTGCCGGACCCGAAGATCCTGAACAAGCGCGATGCCATCGTACGGATCACCTCCACCGCGATCTGCGGCTCGGACCTGCACCTGGTCAACGGCTATGTGCCCACGATGCAGGACGGCGACGTCATGGGCCATGAGTTCATGGGTGAGGTGATCGAGGTCGGCCCGGGCGTCGATCCGGATCGGCTGCGCGTCGGGGACCGGGTCGTCGTGCCGTTCCCCATCGCCTGCGGCGCGTGCGCCGCCTGCGCCGCAGAGATGTACTCCTGCTGCGAGAACTCCAACCCCAACGCCGGGATCGCGGAGAAGATGTTCGGTCACCCGGTCGCCGGGATCTTCGGCTATTCGCATCTGACCGGCGGCTTCGCGGGCGGCCAGGCACAGTACGCGCGGGTGCCGTTCGCCGACGTCGGCCCGCTGAAGATCGAGTCCGATCTGAGCGACGAGCAGGTGCTGTTCCTGTCCGACATCCTGCCCACCGGCTACATGGGTGCCGAGATGTGCGACATCCGGCCCAGCGACGTGGTGGCAGTGTGGGGCGCCGGCCCGGTCGGCCAGTTCGCCATGGACAGCGCCCGGGTGCTCGGCGCCGCGAAGGTCATCGCCATCGACAAGGAGCCGTACCGGCTGGAGATGGCGGAGCGGGCGGGATACACGCCGGTGAACTTCGAGGAGGTCGACGTGCGGTCCCGGCTGCTGGAACTGACCGGTGGGCGCGGACCCGACAAGTGCATCGACGCGGTCGGCCTGGAGGCCACCCACGGCAGCGCGCACATCGCCGCGTACGACCGGGTCAAGCAGGCCGTACGGTCGGAGACCGAGCGCCCCCACGCGCTGCGCCAGGCGATCATGTCGTGCCGCAGCGGCGGCGTGGTGTCGGTGATCGGCGTGTACGGCGGACTGATGGACAAGTTCCCCGCCGGCGCGTGGATGAACCGGGCCCTGACCCTGCGCACCGGGCAATGCCACGTGCAGCGCTACATGAAGCCGCTGCTGCAGCGCATCGAGCGGGGCGAGATCGATCCCACCCGGATCATCACCCACACGATGCCTCTCGACGAGGCGGAACGCGGCTTCGACATCTTCAAGAACAAGCAGGACAACTGCGAGAAGATCGTCCTCAAACCCTGA
- a CDS encoding cellulose binding domain-containing protein codes for MSRIFRFLAAGLLCPAAALPAALPAALPAALPAALPAALPAGAVVAAPTVGCSVGYYGQQVDASVHQAVLRINNTGTEAIEGWTLRFRLPPGQTILLVKGASLETTSGAIVAHDIVTNATVRPGGTVTVAYQATGQATRPATFTVNSVPCT; via the coding sequence ATGTCGCGAATTTTTCGATTTCTGGCCGCGGGACTTCTTTGCCCGGCGGCCGCCCTGCCGGCCGCCCTGCCGGCCGCCCTGCCGGCCGCCCTGCCGGCCGCCCTGCCGGCCGCCCTGCCGGCCGGAGCCGTCGTTGCGGCTCCGACGGTGGGCTGTTCCGTCGGCTACTACGGGCAGCAGGTGGACGCGTCGGTCCATCAGGCGGTGTTGAGGATCAACAACACCGGCACCGAGGCGATCGAGGGCTGGACGCTGCGCTTCAGGCTGCCGCCCGGACAGACGATCCTGCTGGTCAAGGGCGCATCCCTGGAGACCACTTCGGGTGCGATCGTCGCGCACGACATCGTCACGAACGCGACCGTCCGTCCCGGCGGCACGGTCACCGTCGCCTACCAGGCCACCGGCCAGGCCACCCGGCCAGCCACATTCACCGTCAACAGCGTCCCCTGCACCTGA
- a CDS encoding LuxR C-terminal-related transcriptional regulator: MSSRVACGDRVVAEVAQIAAMPAGITARAEAVLAPLHRLIRFDAARIALLDSQRRRQPALSSHGYDEKIQQYLQGPETIRELELLGLERDRTPLRMKDLTICPSALTVWREQLHPAGFREGIAVPLVTADGRYLGLFGANTVSATPLSDAARDLLQRLAPLIAHAVDPMRSITTLAALVGDAVAGVVLTHTGDTVAVPGLPGHRLLTPGAPVPTEAATCYADGDTRAAFLTPSRQTHAAPGYLKATMLACPDQSPHDLTAIVLLSPPGDLHRLSHREMTVLGMLITGFAPAQVIARLGITAATMRTALEHARIKLGAPSCEAAVMRAADRGLYLPPTIATPR; the protein is encoded by the coding sequence GTGAGCTCGCGGGTCGCCTGCGGTGACAGGGTCGTCGCCGAGGTAGCGCAGATCGCCGCGATGCCTGCCGGCATCACCGCCCGCGCCGAGGCCGTACTGGCCCCACTGCATCGGCTGATCCGTTTCGACGCCGCCCGCATCGCCCTGCTCGACAGCCAACGCCGCCGGCAACCCGCCCTGAGCAGCCACGGCTACGACGAAAAGATCCAGCAGTACCTGCAGGGACCGGAAACCATCCGCGAGCTGGAGCTCCTGGGGCTGGAGCGCGATCGGACCCCGCTACGGATGAAAGACCTGACGATCTGCCCCTCGGCACTGACCGTCTGGAGGGAGCAGCTACACCCGGCCGGGTTCCGCGAGGGTATCGCCGTGCCACTGGTCACGGCTGACGGTCGCTACCTCGGCTTGTTCGGCGCTAACACCGTGAGCGCCACACCGCTGAGCGACGCCGCCCGCGACCTGCTGCAGCGCCTCGCCCCGCTGATCGCCCACGCCGTCGACCCCATGCGCAGCATCACGACCCTCGCCGCCCTGGTCGGCGATGCCGTCGCCGGCGTGGTGCTCACCCACACCGGCGACACCGTCGCGGTCCCCGGTCTGCCCGGACACCGCCTGCTCACCCCCGGCGCACCCGTGCCCACCGAAGCCGCCACCTGTTACGCCGACGGCGACACCCGCGCCGCCTTCCTCACCCCCAGCCGGCAAACCCACGCCGCGCCCGGCTACCTCAAAGCCACCATGCTGGCCTGTCCCGACCAGTCACCACACGACCTCACCGCCATCGTCCTGCTGAGCCCACCCGGTGACCTGCACCGGCTCAGCCACCGGGAGATGACCGTCCTCGGCATGCTCATCACCGGTTTCGCCCCCGCCCAAGTCATCGCCCGCCTGGGCATCACCGCCGCCACCATGCGGACCGCCCTGGAGCACGCCCGCATCAAACTCGGCGCCCCGAGCTGCGAGGCCGCCGTCATGCGCGCTGCCGACCGCGGCCTCTACCTACCCCCGACCATCGCCACACCCCGGTGA
- a CDS encoding acyl-CoA dehydrogenase, whose translation MSRILSARDLEFLLYEWLDVEALTKRSRFAEHSRETFDAVLEVSARIAEREFAGHNRKGDLQEPTFDGGRVTVIPEVESALRAFHESGLLGGALDEEIGGLQLPHVITRSCFAWFQAANIATSAYPMLTMATVNLLLAYAGQEHVDAFVRPMVEGRFTGTMCLSEPQAGSSLSDVTTRAVPAGDGTYRLHGSKMWISGGDHELSETIVHLVLARVAGAPAGVKGLSLFIVLKHLLGPDGAPGERNDVVLVGLNHKMGFRGTTNAVLSFGDGTHAPRGAAGAVGYLVGEEGRGLAYMFHMMNEARIGVGAGAVALGYTGYLHALAYARERVQGRPPGDKDPSAPPVPIVRHPDVRRMLLASKTYVEGGLALILYAAKLLDEDSPDAPLLLDVLTPIVKAWPSQWCLKANDYAIQVHGGYGYTREYPVEQFYRDNRLNPIHEGTDGIQALDLLGRKVTMDGGAGLSLLLRTMGETTSRAPRELSGMARALDAARGRLAEVTRTLWASGDPRTALANATAYLDAAGHIVVAWMWLEQAIAAHGKRGAFYDGKRLAATYFFDHELPRTGPWLDLLARGDTLLADLDDDLL comes from the coding sequence ATGTCTCGGATTCTCTCGGCGCGTGACCTCGAGTTTCTCCTCTATGAGTGGCTCGACGTCGAGGCGCTGACCAAGCGTTCCCGGTTCGCCGAGCACTCCCGGGAGACCTTCGACGCTGTCCTCGAGGTCTCGGCGCGCATCGCCGAGCGCGAGTTCGCCGGCCACAATCGCAAGGGCGACCTGCAGGAACCGACCTTCGACGGCGGGCGCGTCACGGTCATCCCCGAGGTCGAGTCCGCCCTGCGGGCATTCCACGAGTCGGGGCTGCTCGGGGGCGCGCTGGACGAGGAGATCGGCGGCCTCCAACTGCCGCACGTCATCACACGCTCCTGCTTCGCGTGGTTCCAGGCCGCGAACATCGCGACCTCGGCGTACCCGATGCTCACGATGGCGACCGTGAACCTGCTGCTGGCGTACGCGGGCCAGGAGCATGTCGACGCCTTCGTCCGGCCCATGGTCGAGGGCCGGTTCACCGGCACGATGTGCCTGTCGGAGCCGCAGGCCGGATCGTCGCTCAGCGACGTGACGACCCGGGCCGTGCCCGCGGGCGACGGGACCTACCGGCTGCACGGCAGCAAGATGTGGATCTCCGGGGGCGACCACGAGCTCAGCGAGACGATCGTGCACCTGGTACTGGCCCGGGTCGCCGGCGCGCCGGCCGGGGTCAAGGGGCTGTCGCTCTTCATTGTCCTGAAACATCTGCTCGGGCCCGACGGTGCGCCGGGCGAGCGCAACGACGTCGTGCTCGTCGGACTGAACCACAAGATGGGCTTCCGGGGCACCACCAACGCCGTGCTGTCGTTCGGGGACGGAACCCACGCGCCGCGCGGCGCCGCGGGCGCGGTCGGCTACCTCGTCGGCGAGGAGGGCCGCGGGCTCGCATACATGTTCCACATGATGAACGAGGCGCGGATCGGCGTCGGGGCCGGCGCGGTCGCGCTCGGTTACACCGGATATCTGCACGCGCTGGCGTACGCGCGTGAACGCGTCCAGGGCCGGCCGCCGGGAGACAAGGACCCGTCGGCACCGCCGGTGCCGATCGTGCGGCATCCGGACGTACGCCGGATGCTCCTGGCATCGAAGACCTACGTGGAGGGGGGTCTCGCCCTCATCCTGTACGCCGCCAAGCTGCTCGACGAGGACTCCCCGGACGCCCCACTGTTGCTGGACGTGCTGACCCCCATCGTGAAGGCGTGGCCGTCGCAGTGGTGCCTCAAGGCCAACGACTACGCGATCCAGGTGCACGGCGGATACGGCTACACCCGGGAGTACCCGGTCGAGCAGTTCTACCGCGACAACCGGCTCAACCCGATCCACGAGGGCACCGACGGCATCCAGGCGCTGGACCTGCTCGGACGCAAGGTCACGATGGACGGCGGCGCGGGTCTGTCCCTGTTACTGCGCACGATGGGCGAGACGACGTCGCGGGCCCCTCGGGAGCTGTCGGGTATGGCCCGCGCGCTCGATGCGGCCCGGGGACGCCTGGCCGAGGTGACGCGGACGCTGTGGGCCTCGGGCGATCCCCGGACCGCGCTGGCGAACGCCACCGCCTACCTGGACGCCGCCGGGCACATCGTCGTCGCATGGATGTGGCTGGAACAGGCGATCGCCGCCCACGGCAAGCGAGGCGCGTTCTACGACGGCAAGCGCCTGGCGGCGACGTACTTCTTCGACCATGAGCTGCCACGTACGGGACCGTGGCTGGACCTGCTCGCCCGTGGCGACACCCTGCTGGCCGATCTGGACGACGATCTCCTCTGA
- a CDS encoding SRPBCC family protein yields the protein MSLGLGVAQLAAPETVRRISGVDDSLTSRAVVPLVGARELVHAAGLLTSRRKSVWAWTRVAGDAMDLTALGMALAHRGGRRRRRLVGVTGAVVAITVLDLLTAVQATRTREIGSVPALRRSRKGGSMELTATTTIRKPASEVYAFWRDLENLPTFMAHLEQVRATGDRTSHWSAGAPFGTNVEWDAEIIDEAPGERIAWRSTGHADVPNSGTVRFVPAPDGVSTEVHVVLVYDIPGGAVGKAVAKYFGEEPHQQLDDDLRRLKQVLETGEVVRSDGAPWGKRARKEFPQRPAQPLSDAELAKGADA from the coding sequence ATGAGTCTCGGTCTGGGCGTGGCACAGCTGGCGGCGCCGGAGACGGTGCGCCGGATCAGCGGCGTGGACGACTCCCTGACATCGCGGGCGGTGGTGCCGCTGGTCGGGGCGCGGGAGCTGGTCCACGCGGCCGGGCTCCTGACGAGCCGGCGCAAGAGCGTCTGGGCGTGGACCCGCGTCGCGGGCGACGCGATGGACCTGACCGCGCTGGGGATGGCCCTCGCCCACCGGGGTGGGCGCCGTCGGCGGCGGCTCGTCGGTGTCACCGGCGCCGTCGTCGCGATCACGGTGCTGGACCTGCTGACCGCAGTGCAGGCCACCCGGACGCGAGAAATCGGCTCTGTGCCGGCCCTGCGGCGCTCACGCAAAGGAGGATCCATGGAATTGACGGCAACGACGACCATCCGCAAACCCGCGTCGGAGGTCTACGCGTTCTGGCGCGATCTGGAGAACCTCCCGACGTTCATGGCGCATCTCGAGCAGGTTCGCGCCACGGGTGACCGTACGAGCCACTGGTCCGCGGGTGCTCCGTTCGGCACGAACGTCGAGTGGGACGCGGAGATCATCGACGAGGCGCCCGGCGAGAGGATCGCGTGGCGCTCCACCGGGCATGCCGACGTGCCGAACAGCGGCACCGTGCGGTTCGTCCCCGCCCCGGACGGTGTCAGCACCGAGGTGCACGTCGTGCTGGTGTACGACATTCCGGGCGGCGCGGTCGGCAAGGCGGTCGCGAAGTACTTCGGCGAGGAACCGCACCAGCAGCTCGACGACGACCTGCGCCGGCTCAAGCAGGTGCTGGAGACCGGCGAGGTGGTCCGCTCCGACGGCGCCCCGTGGGGCAAGCGGGCCCGCAAGGAGTTCCCGCAGCGTCCGGCGCAACCGCTGTCGGACGCCGAGCTCGCGAAGGGAGCGGACGCGTGA
- a CDS encoding VOC family protein yields the protein MTANGTEPILDHVVFAARSRDDAERALGETGLSVIAGRTMDGMGLSNVFIPLGSAMLEVHYPNGEPATAAGPPYAQIQRDALAAHPDVALLPVTWLVRFDDVERLREVSAADGCSVDEIPARGAVPEFLLGGFGPALTRPWLPALIHWPQPPGERLAARTAPHTRRPSGELTLDVSGPAEEITAWCGGPPRGVVVHRGSAGPLRVHVGLADGGIAILGQPTGNRS from the coding sequence ATGACTGCGAACGGTACGGAGCCGATCCTTGATCATGTGGTCTTCGCCGCGCGGAGCCGCGACGATGCCGAGCGAGCGCTCGGCGAGACCGGGCTGAGCGTCATCGCCGGCCGCACGATGGACGGAATGGGCCTGTCCAATGTGTTCATCCCGCTTGGCTCGGCCATGCTCGAGGTGCACTATCCCAACGGGGAGCCGGCGACCGCCGCCGGGCCGCCGTACGCCCAGATCCAGCGGGATGCCTTGGCGGCACACCCCGATGTGGCGTTGCTCCCGGTCACCTGGCTCGTGCGCTTCGACGACGTGGAGCGGCTGCGGGAGGTGTCGGCCGCCGACGGATGCTCGGTGGACGAGATACCGGCAAGGGGCGCGGTTCCGGAGTTCCTACTCGGTGGCTTCGGGCCCGCGTTGACCCGGCCGTGGCTTCCCGCACTGATCCATTGGCCGCAGCCACCGGGCGAGCGACTGGCGGCCCGGACCGCCCCGCACACGCGACGGCCGTCCGGCGAGCTGACACTCGACGTCTCGGGTCCGGCCGAGGAGATCACGGCGTGGTGCGGCGGACCACCCCGCGGCGTGGTCGTGCACCGCGGGTCGGCCGGGCCGTTGCGCGTCCACGTCGGCCTCGCGGACGGCGGGATCGCGATCCTCGGACAGCCCACCGGGAACCGGTCTTGA
- a CDS encoding AfsR/SARP family transcriptional regulator produces the protein MLRIQVLGLTRAWVGGEQADLGPAGQRAVLGLLLLAEGRPVSRSALIHALWEDKPPDSAVNILQTRIKHLRRHLEPRRPARQPSELIPLAGDGYRLNAPPGSVDLAEFRRLVRLAGQEHDDRRIGEALRLWQHGEPFADVPVLGRHPAVIALAEERRSALTRYAAAMLADGHTDRAVRLLAEAAAASPLDETGQARLIRAYQAAGRRALAFGTYHAVRKHLAEELGVDPGPELTAAHEALFAEEPVRRTVSASTSRPVAVPPHPPEARTAPPPAELPPDIGGFTGRQTELDELDRLALDDPGEALRIIVLSGTAGVGKTSLAVHWGHRARDRFVDGQLYVNLRGYHPEQPVAAGDAVAGLLRSLGLPADSVPSDLAERSARLRSLLADRRMLLLLDNAARVEQVRPLLPGTGSCMVLVTSRDSLAGLVAGQGADRLELDLLPLADAVALAGRLLRSRTDGEPDAVAALAVQCARLPLALRIAAELALMRGTAPLAALVGELSDRHRRLDLLATGTDPQTDVGVVLSWSYGHLPPATARVFRLLGLHPGPDIDGHAVAALCGGEPAVTRRAVDELTRAHLIRRQDDDRFVLHDLLQAYAARLAADDAERDTALDRLLNYYRYAAQTAVETMYPAERHRLVAGAPPETPGPSLDTAARSLAWLNAERANLVAAAVHAERHGLPAHTTALTLVLLRYVEAGGHHDEAAALHTHALRAAEQLGDTRQQAHLETNFAVILAQQGRYPEAELRLRHAADLAAKISDPVAEARALGNLGYLHERQGRYAEAADRLDEAITLCRAAGDGTGEARALGNLGQVLLRRGLSGPAGERLRAALTINRRTGDAVGEAYALISLGHIALQQGDHDRAAELCGTALNLCRNNNEPAGEGYALDALGLARLGAGDHAAALDLLRQSLVTFSRLGERAGEANAGNSLGEALAASGQVQQARAYHESALTLAAEIGDHHQRERAVRGLSSTGPPASSA, from the coding sequence GTGCTACGGATACAGGTTCTCGGCCTGACCCGGGCGTGGGTCGGCGGGGAACAGGCCGACCTCGGCCCGGCCGGCCAACGGGCCGTCCTCGGGCTGCTGCTCCTCGCCGAGGGGCGGCCGGTGAGCCGGTCCGCGCTGATCCACGCCCTGTGGGAGGACAAACCGCCGGACAGCGCCGTCAACATCCTCCAGACCCGGATCAAGCATCTGCGCCGCCACCTGGAACCGCGGCGCCCGGCCAGGCAGCCCAGCGAGCTGATCCCGCTGGCCGGGGACGGGTACCGGCTGAATGCCCCGCCCGGCAGCGTCGATCTGGCCGAGTTCCGGCGGCTGGTCAGGCTGGCCGGGCAGGAGCACGACGACCGTCGGATCGGCGAGGCGCTTCGGCTGTGGCAGCACGGCGAGCCGTTCGCCGACGTGCCGGTGCTCGGCCGCCATCCGGCGGTGATCGCGCTGGCCGAGGAGCGGCGGTCGGCGCTGACCCGGTACGCCGCGGCGATGCTGGCCGACGGGCACACCGACCGGGCGGTGCGGTTGCTCGCGGAGGCGGCCGCCGCCAGCCCACTGGACGAGACCGGTCAGGCCCGGTTGATCCGGGCCTACCAGGCGGCGGGGCGGCGGGCCCTGGCGTTCGGCACCTACCACGCAGTACGGAAACATCTGGCCGAGGAACTGGGCGTAGACCCGGGGCCGGAACTCACCGCGGCGCACGAGGCCCTGTTCGCCGAGGAGCCGGTGCGCCGGACGGTGTCCGCATCGACCAGCCGGCCGGTAGCCGTACCCCCGCATCCGCCGGAGGCGCGGACGGCGCCGCCGCCTGCCGAACTGCCGCCCGACATCGGGGGTTTCACCGGCCGTCAGACCGAACTCGACGAGTTGGACCGGCTCGCCCTCGACGACCCCGGCGAGGCGCTGCGGATCATCGTGCTGTCCGGGACCGCCGGGGTCGGCAAGACCAGCCTCGCGGTGCACTGGGGCCACCGGGCGCGGGACCGGTTCGTGGACGGGCAGCTCTACGTCAACCTGCGAGGGTACCACCCGGAGCAGCCGGTCGCGGCCGGTGACGCGGTCGCCGGGCTGCTCAGGTCGCTCGGGCTGCCCGCCGACTCGGTGCCGTCCGACCTCGCCGAACGGTCCGCCCGGCTCCGCAGCCTGCTCGCCGACCGGCGGATGCTCCTGCTGCTGGACAACGCGGCCAGGGTCGAGCAGGTCCGCCCACTGCTGCCCGGCACCGGATCGTGCATGGTGCTGGTGACCAGCCGGGATTCGCTGGCCGGCCTGGTCGCCGGGCAGGGCGCCGACCGCCTGGAACTGGACCTGCTGCCGCTCGCCGACGCGGTCGCGCTGGCCGGCCGGCTGCTGCGGTCACGAACGGACGGCGAACCGGATGCGGTGGCCGCTCTCGCCGTCCAGTGCGCCCGCCTGCCGCTGGCCCTGCGGATCGCGGCCGAGCTGGCCCTGATGCGCGGCACCGCGCCGCTGGCCGCGCTGGTCGGCGAACTGTCCGACCGGCACCGGCGCCTGGACCTGCTGGCCACCGGGACGGACCCGCAGACCGACGTCGGAGTGGTGCTTTCCTGGTCGTATGGCCACCTGCCACCGGCCACAGCCCGGGTGTTCCGGCTGCTCGGGCTGCACCCCGGCCCGGACATCGACGGCCACGCCGTGGCCGCGCTCTGCGGCGGGGAACCGGCCGTCACCCGGCGGGCGGTGGACGAGCTGACCCGGGCGCACCTGATCCGGCGTCAAGACGACGACCGGTTCGTGCTGCACGACCTGCTGCAGGCCTACGCCGCCCGGCTCGCCGCCGACGACGCCGAACGCGACACCGCCCTGGACCGGCTGCTGAACTACTACCGGTACGCCGCGCAGACCGCCGTCGAGACGATGTACCCCGCCGAACGGCACCGCCTCGTCGCCGGCGCGCCCCCGGAAACACCGGGGCCCTCACTGGACACCGCCGCCCGCAGCCTCGCCTGGCTGAACGCGGAACGGGCCAACCTGGTTGCGGCCGCCGTGCACGCCGAACGACACGGGCTGCCTGCGCACACCACCGCACTGACCCTGGTGCTGCTGCGCTACGTGGAGGCCGGCGGGCACCACGACGAGGCCGCCGCCCTGCACACGCACGCGCTGCGGGCCGCCGAACAGCTCGGCGACACCCGCCAGCAGGCGCACCTGGAGACCAATTTCGCCGTCATCCTCGCTCAACAGGGGCGGTACCCGGAGGCAGAACTCCGGCTGCGGCACGCCGCCGACCTGGCCGCGAAGATCTCCGACCCGGTCGCGGAGGCCCGCGCGCTCGGCAACCTGGGCTACCTGCACGAGCGGCAGGGCCGGTACGCCGAGGCGGCCGACCGGCTCGACGAAGCGATCACGCTGTGCCGGGCGGCCGGCGACGGCACCGGCGAGGCCCGCGCCCTCGGCAACCTCGGCCAGGTGCTGCTCCGGCGCGGGCTGTCCGGCCCGGCCGGGGAACGGCTGCGCGCGGCGCTCACCATCAACCGGCGCACCGGTGACGCGGTCGGCGAGGCGTACGCCCTCATCAGCCTCGGGCACATCGCGCTGCAGCAGGGCGACCATGACCGGGCTGCCGAACTGTGCGGAACGGCCCTGAACCTGTGCCGGAACAACAACGAGCCGGCCGGCGAGGGGTACGCGCTCGACGCGCTCGGCCTGGCCCGGCTCGGTGCCGGTGACCACGCCGCCGCGCTGGACCTGCTGCGGCAGTCGCTGGTCACCTTCAGCCGCCTCGGTGAGCGGGCCGGTGAGGCAAACGCCGGCAACAGCCTCGGTGAGGCGCTGGCCGCGTCGGGGCAGGTGCAACAGGCGCGGGCGTACCACGAGTCGGCGCTCACCCTGGCCGCCGAGATCGGCGACCACCACCAGCGGGAGCGAGCCGTCCGCGGGCTGTCCAGTACCGGCCCGCCGGCGTCCAGTGCTTGA
- a CDS encoding histone-like nucleoid-structuring protein Lsr2, with product MAKQIIETLIDDLDGSVATETVTFSLEGADYTIDLNETNAATLRDALAAYVGAGTKVGRGFGNWRPGMTLTRSRQAAKTDNKAIRGWATVNGHEVSDRERISHTVVETHEAAKKVPAAPPAKPARKAKAIASTTVKVEKQVTRKKPAAVQFKAN from the coding sequence ATGGCAAAGCAGATTATTGAAACCCTGATCGACGACCTCGATGGAAGTGTCGCCACGGAAACCGTCACGTTCTCGCTCGAAGGTGCCGACTACACGATCGACTTGAACGAGACCAACGCCGCGACGCTGCGCGACGCGCTGGCAGCGTACGTCGGCGCGGGCACGAAGGTCGGACGGGGCTTCGGCAACTGGCGGCCGGGCATGACACTCACGCGGAGTCGACAGGCCGCGAAGACCGACAACAAGGCAATCCGCGGGTGGGCGACCGTCAACGGTCACGAGGTGTCCGATAGAGAGCGCATCTCACACACCGTGGTCGAGACGCACGAGGCCGCCAAGAAGGTGCCTGCCGCGCCGCCGGCCAAGCCCGCGCGCAAGGCGAAAGCCATAGCGAGCACAACGGTCAAAGTAGAGAAGCAGGTAACGCGTAAGAAGCCCGCCGCAGTGCAGTTCAAGGCGAACTGA
- a CDS encoding helix-turn-helix transcriptional regulator: MVQLCAADMSVLDGPQLTADLEEAGMQGPRPLMRIADLPVPVDTLPMWSQHLYPSGIRQCLGTALFAADGRYLGAINTNSADPRPATEAACMLMARALPWIAHAIDPLRTVVAVARLVGDAGAGVVLTRGGAIVALPDHALLVPGSRVLAAAGARLADGHTLTTFLCPDPGSDSDADPCVGLLRVSAITCPPAPPGHLCAVVLLSPPPHLCGLTRRDLQILGLMVAGWPMTRVGAALGATAHAVTGHIDHILTLLGAPSRQVAAIRALRRGLYIPAEPAAPPRGDSG, encoded by the coding sequence ATGGTGCAGCTGTGCGCCGCTGACATGTCGGTGCTGGACGGCCCGCAGCTCACGGCAGATCTGGAAGAAGCCGGCATGCAGGGTCCGCGCCCGCTGATGCGCATCGCGGACCTGCCGGTACCGGTGGACACGTTGCCGATGTGGTCACAGCACCTGTACCCGTCCGGTATCCGGCAATGTCTGGGCACCGCACTGTTCGCCGCCGACGGCCGCTACCTCGGCGCGATCAACACCAACAGCGCGGACCCGCGGCCCGCCACTGAAGCCGCGTGCATGCTGATGGCACGCGCGCTGCCGTGGATCGCGCACGCGATCGACCCGCTGCGCACCGTCGTCGCCGTCGCCCGGCTGGTGGGTGACGCGGGGGCGGGTGTCGTCTTGACCCGCGGCGGTGCCATCGTGGCCCTACCCGATCATGCGCTGCTGGTCCCGGGCTCCCGTGTGCTGGCCGCGGCCGGCGCCCGGCTGGCAGACGGGCACACCCTGACGACCTTCCTGTGCCCGGACCCCGGATCAGACTCTGACGCGGACCCGTGCGTCGGGCTGTTGCGGGTCAGCGCCATCACGTGCCCACCTGCCCCGCCCGGGCATCTGTGCGCGGTGGTGTTGCTGTCACCGCCGCCGCACCTGTGCGGGTTGACCCGCCGCGACCTGCAGATCCTGGGCCTGATGGTGGCCGGGTGGCCGATGACCCGCGTCGGTGCCGCGCTGGGCGCTACCGCACACGCGGTCACGGGGCACATCGACCACATCCTGACCTTGCTCGGCGCGCCGTCGCGGCAGGTGGCCGCGATCCGGGCGCTGCGCCGTGGCCTGTACATCCCCGCCGAACCGGCCGCACCTCCGCGAGGTGATTCGGGGTGA